The following coding sequences lie in one Sphingomonas sp. M1-B02 genomic window:
- a CDS encoding CocE/NonD family hydrolase, producing MRWLLSTLAVALAPLGVQPAVAQNLSNYSPEALDREVATIADARTAVMVPMRDGVRLSTNIYSPKGKSGPLPTILWKTPYNEHKLRGSTLRYAIEAVRRGYVFIVQNERGRYYSEGKFEILGKPQTDGYDTLTWISAQDWSNHKVGTLGCSSSAEWQLALAGLNHPAHAAMVPMSSGAGIGKVGRFQEQGNWYTGGVPRNLFFVWLYGVDNPQRAQLPADLDEATRAHVAQYNDLNASKPKVDWNKQIKHLPVSDLLSDLGEPPATFEQFIGRTPSDAGWREGGLYHEDMGWGVPALWFNSWYDVSIGPNLELFNHARTANTDREASANQYAVIAPNVHCAYATLGPNNSVGDRNMGDTSFDVNGAVFSWFDRWLKGDARAFPATTPRVRYFLMGANQWVSSESWPPKGTEMVRFYLRSGGGANSLNGNGRLDRAAPGTEPADRFRYDPMNPVPTVGGGDCCNGGIVVPGAFDQRGVEARNDVLVYTSDPLKEPMEVSGFVNAVLKVSSSAKDTDFAVKLVDVAPDGTAWIIGDTIFRTRYRDGFDKSVMMEPGKAYTITPSPIATSIRFGTGHRIRVEVTSSNFPKFVRNLNTGGPNERESTGVVADNVVHHTSDNLSYVELPIVPASRGKR from the coding sequence CCGATGCGCGACGGGGTTCGGCTGTCGACAAACATATACTCGCCCAAGGGCAAAAGCGGACCGCTTCCGACAATCTTGTGGAAGACCCCCTATAACGAACACAAGCTGCGGGGCTCCACGCTGCGCTATGCGATCGAGGCGGTCCGCCGGGGCTATGTGTTCATCGTTCAGAACGAGCGCGGTCGCTATTATTCCGAGGGCAAGTTCGAGATACTCGGCAAACCGCAGACCGACGGCTATGACACGCTGACCTGGATTTCGGCGCAGGACTGGTCGAACCATAAGGTCGGCACGCTCGGCTGCTCGTCGTCAGCGGAGTGGCAGCTAGCGCTCGCGGGGCTGAACCATCCGGCGCATGCCGCGATGGTGCCGATGTCCTCGGGCGCCGGGATCGGGAAGGTCGGCCGCTTTCAGGAGCAAGGCAATTGGTACACCGGCGGCGTGCCGCGCAATCTGTTCTTCGTGTGGCTTTACGGCGTCGACAATCCGCAGCGCGCGCAACTCCCGGCCGACCTGGACGAGGCGACGCGGGCCCATGTCGCCCAGTATAACGATCTCAACGCGTCCAAGCCGAAGGTCGACTGGAACAAACAGATCAAGCATCTGCCGGTGTCCGATCTCCTGTCCGATCTTGGCGAGCCCCCGGCGACGTTCGAGCAGTTCATCGGACGCACGCCAAGTGATGCTGGCTGGCGCGAGGGCGGGCTCTATCACGAAGATATGGGCTGGGGCGTGCCCGCCTTGTGGTTCAATAGCTGGTACGACGTCTCGATCGGGCCGAACCTGGAGCTGTTCAACCATGCGCGCACCGCCAACACGGACCGGGAGGCGAGCGCCAACCAATATGCGGTGATCGCGCCCAATGTGCACTGCGCCTATGCCACGCTGGGACCGAATAACAGCGTCGGTGATCGCAACATGGGCGACACCAGCTTCGACGTGAATGGTGCGGTGTTCAGCTGGTTTGATCGCTGGCTGAAAGGCGATGCGCGCGCCTTCCCCGCGACCACCCCGCGCGTCCGCTATTTCCTGATGGGCGCGAACCAATGGGTCTCGTCGGAAAGCTGGCCGCCCAAGGGCACCGAGATGGTACGCTTCTATCTGCGCAGCGGCGGCGGCGCCAACAGCCTGAACGGCAACGGGCGACTCGATCGCGCCGCGCCGGGCACCGAGCCCGCCGATCGCTTCCGCTATGATCCGATGAACCCGGTGCCGACCGTCGGCGGAGGCGATTGCTGCAATGGCGGCATCGTAGTCCCCGGCGCGTTCGACCAGCGTGGAGTCGAGGCGCGCAACGACGTACTCGTCTACACCAGCGATCCGCTCAAGGAGCCAATGGAAGTCAGCGGCTTCGTCAACGCAGTGCTCAAGGTCTCGTCGAGCGCTAAGGATACCGATTTCGCCGTCAAGCTGGTCGATGTGGCGCCGGACGGCACCGCCTGGATCATCGGCGATACGATCTTCCGCACCCGCTATCGCGACGGCTTCGACAAGTCGGTGATGATGGAGCCGGGCAAGGCGTACACGATCACGCCGTCGCCGATCGCGACCAGCATCCGCTTCGGCACCGGGCATCGTATCCGGGTCGAGGTGACGTCGTCCAATTTCCCGAAATTCGTGCGCAACCTCAATACCGGCGGGCCCAATGAGCGGGAATCGACCGGCGTGGTGGCGGACAATGTGGTGCACCATACGAGCGACAATCTTTCCTATGTCGAGCTTCCGATCGTGCCCGCGTCCCGCGGCAAGCGATGA